A genomic segment from Corythoichthys intestinalis isolate RoL2023-P3 chromosome 2, ASM3026506v1, whole genome shotgun sequence encodes:
- the LOC130912063 gene encoding carbohydrate sulfotransferase 10-like: MRFLWRVVLSCCWMLMILTVFGRLLSPRNAREIELHIPDISFNQSMGVKWQMVIDQRNYILNAACKNKTYWGSTHVSKSLLEHIVVWDRHKTLFCQTSDVGDNEWKKLIVGRSGAFSDVNDQEKDNLRRLSSMNSKEIKHRLENYFKFLIVRDPFERLISTFEDKFLFNKPSEPWYKYIIGPAIIRKYRKGLPYLNDIGLLFDEFVRYLGDLEGQKSIDWVFGHHIINWAPYVELCIPCDIHYDFVGHLETLELDAPHILSRAGIAQQVRYPTISPGILLYNKTKVQRYFSGISKWDIRSLYARYQRDFESFGYPAPEFLFN; encoded by the exons ATGCGGTTCCTCTGGCGAGTCGTCTTGTCTTGCTGTTGGATGCTGATGATCCTCACTGTGTTTGGTAGGCTTCTTAGCCCCAGAAATGCAAGAG aaATTGAGTTACATATCCCAgatatttcttttaatcag TCCATGGGGGTGAAGTGGCAGATGGTTATTGATCAGAGGAATTATATACTCAATGCTGCATGCAAGAACAAAACATATTGGGGTAGCACCCATGTTTCCAAGTCGCTCTTAGAGCACATCGTTGTCTGGGACCGACACAAGACCTTGTTCTGCCAGACATCTGATGTGGGTGACAATGAATGGAAGAAACTCATCGTTGGTCGAAGTG GCGCCTTTTCCGATGTGAATGACCAGGAGAAGGACAACCTGCGCCGCCTCTCATCAATGAATTCtaaggaaataaaacacag ATTGGAAAATTACTTCAAGTTTTTGATCGTGAGGGACCCATTTGAGCGTCTGATCTCCACATTTGAGGACAAGTTTCTGTTCAACAAACCATCTGAGCCTTGGTACAAATACATTATTGGTCCTGCCATCATTCGCAAATACCGCAAAGGCTTGCCCTACCTCAATGATATTGGTTTACTCTTTGATGAATTTGTCCGATACCTGGGGGACTTAGAAGGCCAAAAATCAATAGACTGGGTGTTTGGCCATCACATCATTAACTGGGCACCTTATGTGGAATTGTGTATACCGTGTGACATCCACTACGACTTCGTAGGCCACCTTGAGACACTGGAGCTAGATGCCCCCCACATTCTGAGCAGAGCGGGTATTGCGCAGCAAGTGCGCTACCCAACCATCTCTCCTGGTATTTTACTTTACAACAAGACCAAGGTGCAGCGTTACTTCTCAGGAATCAGCAAGTGGGACATCAGAAGCCTGTATGCACGTTATCAAAGGGACTTTGAGTCATTTGGATACCCAGCACCTGAGTTTTTATTTAACTGA